A window of Rhododendron vialii isolate Sample 1 chromosome 11a, ASM3025357v1 contains these coding sequences:
- the LOC131308319 gene encoding glucan endo-1,3-beta-glucosidase-like, with protein MNRMELKMEMFMFVSTMVLVTNQLLLFAGAVHIGVNYGRLGNNLPPPRDVISLFKRCRIQSLRLFDPSPEVLNALRGSNLRVSLGVRNEDLPSLASSPAAATQWVNRNVAPYKNNVSFGWITLGNEVIPGPFANCVAPAMNNIRNALGSIGLFRTKVTTVTTLILASSYPPSTGVFTSETVVVMRNVTAFLQRTRAPIMVNVYPYFAYASDPAHVSLNYATFRSRTPVVVDGPFKYFNLFDAQVDAYNAALEKINAGNVPIIVSETGWPTSGNYPYTSITNAQTYNKNLINHVSRQGTPRKPSRIMDTFIFAMFNENQKPSGVEQNWGLFYPNTRPVYPLF; from the exons ATGAATAGGATGGAGCTTAAAATGGAAATGTTCATGTTTGTGTCGACAATGGTACTTGTGACAAATCAATTGCTTCTCTTTGCTG GTGCAGTCCATATTGGCGTTAACTACGGCAGGCTCGGAAACAATCTCCCTCCTCCGAGAGACGTAATAAGCCTTTTCAAGAGGTGCAGAATCCAATCCCTCAGGCTATTTGACCCCAGCCCCGAGGTGCTCAACGCGTTGCGAGGATCAAACCTTCGTGTCTCCCTCGGCGTGAGGAACGAAGATTTGCCGAGCCTCGCATCGAGCCCAGCTGCGGCAACTCAATGGGTTAACAGGAATGTCGCGCCGTACAAGAATAACGTGAGCTTCGGGTGGATCACTCTGGGGAATGAGGTGATACCTGGACCTTTTGCCAATTGCGTTGCGCCCGCCATGAATAATATCCGCAATGCCCTTGGGTCGATTGGATTGTTCCGTACAAAG GTGACGACAGTTACTACGTTAATCCTTGCAAGTTCTTACCCACCTTCGACAGGAGTCTTCACCAGTGAAACAGTTGTTGTCATGAGGAACGTAACAGCTTTCTTACAGAGAACCCGTGCACCCATCATGGTGAATGTTTACCCGTATTTCGCATACGCCTCGGATCCGGCCCATGTTTCGTTGAACTATGCCACGTTCCGTTCGCGAACACCGGTGGTGGTGGATGGACCATTCAAGTATTTTAACCTGTTCGATGCTCAGGTTGATGCTTACAACGCCGCATTGGAGAAGATCAATGCAG GCAATGTTCCGATTATCGTGTCAGAGACGGGTTGGCCAACTTCCGGGAACTACCCATACACAAGTATAACTAACGCGCAAACATACAACAAAAACCTTATCAATCATGTCAGCCGCCAGGGCACCCCGAGGAAGCCTAGCCGGATTATGGACACCTTCATTTTCGCCATGTTCAACGAGAATCAAAAACCTAGTGGGGTTGAGCAAAATTGGGGATTGTTCTATCCAAACACCCGACCTGTTTATCCGTTGTTCTAA
- the LOC131308671 gene encoding uncharacterized protein LOC131308671 isoform X2, translating to MDRSEPTLVPEWLRTTGSVNGAGNSAHHFASSSHTDGHSSAQSRQNRCSRSVSDKDNSRRNPSSNGSSKHPYSSFSRSHRDKNRDKDKDRSAIGSHWDQDDPLGDMLISRAEKDMLRRSNSLVYRKPEELLPRRVVDSKNGGRSNHSSTNGVLSGSKLVRSTLKSSFDKDFPSLGTGEKQGVPDIGRVPSPGSTTAVQCLPFVNPGLIGGEGWTSALVEVPTMIGSNSMSPKSVQQSVMSSQSSGSSSPKASLNMAEALSQAPSRAHTTPQLPDKTQRLEELAIKQSKQLVPVLSSDKSKPKAAVRTNETMVGSKSVQQQQPLSSQLANHSLHGGQVRSDTPRSSHAGKFLVLKTVRENGVSSIGKDVSNPIDNASRVVNCQVASAAAPMLSSAPLKSPKSPNLSTIDGKVAVLSLNSGATLEKKSSQARSRSDFFNLMRKKTSTNSSAVVSLPVKCGESVEGASSHVSSCVSETGSEVTNNGDSHEGEKNFCLNGTVYPDEEEAAFLRSLGWEENAGEEDGLTEEEINAFYEECMKMGPSLKLCRGLQPKLSMLPESPITGSSRASSETEA from the exons ATGGACAGAAGTGAACCCACATTAGTTCCAGAATGGTTGAGAACTACTGGAAGTGTCAATGGGGCTGGCAATTCAGCCCACCATTTTGCGTCATCTTCGCACACAG ATGGTCATTCCTCGGCACAATCCCGGCAAAATAGATGTTCTAGGAGTGTAAGTGATAAAGACAACTCTCGGCGTAATCCAAGTAGTAATGGTTCTTCAAAGCATCCATACAGTAGTTTCAGTCGAAGTCATCGCGATAAGAACCGTGATAAAGACAAAGACAGGTCTGCTATTGGGAGCCATTGGGACCAGGATGATCCATTGGGCGATATGTTAATTAGTAGAGCTGAGAAGGATATGTTGAGGCGTTCTAATTCCCTTGTGTATAGGAAACCTGAAGAGCTATTGCCTCGAAGAGTAGTGGACTCAAAAAATGGCGGTAGGAGCAATCACAGTAGCACCAATGGTGTGCTTTCCGGAAGTAAACTTGTTAGGAGCACCCTGAAAAGTTCTTTTGACAAGGATTTTCCCTCTCTTGGAACTGGAGAGAAGCAAGGAGTGCCTGATATAGGAAGAGTTCCATCTCCTGGTTCAACCACCGCTGTACAGTGTTTGCCTTTTGTAAATCCTGGCTTGATTGGTGGTGAGGGGTGGACTTCTGCTCTGGTAGAGGTGCCCACAATGATTGGCAGCAATAGCATGAGTCCCAAATCAGTTCAGCAAAGTGTTATGTCGAGCCAATCATCTGGGTCTTCAAGTCCTAAAGCAAGTCTTAACATGGCTGAGGCATTGTCGCAGGCTCCATCTCGAGCTCATACTACTCCCCAG CTTCCTGATAAGACACAGAGGCTCGAGGAATTGGCAATAAAGCAATCCAAGCAATTAGTACCG GTTCTTAGTTCTGATAAATCAAAGCCTAAAGCAGCAGTGAGAACCAATGAGACGATGGTGGGTTCCAAGAGtgtgcagcagcagcagccccTTTCATCCCAACTGGCTAATCATTCTCTTCATGGTGGACAAGTGAGATCTGACACCCCAAGATCATCTCATGCTGGGAAGTTTCTTGTTCTCAAGACAGTTCGGGAAAATGGTGTCTCCTCCATAGGAAAGGATGTATCAAACCCAATTGATAATGCCAGCAGAGTAGTAAATTGCCAggttgcttctgctgctgcTCCAATGCTTTCTTCTGCTCCTTTGAAGAGCCCAAAAAGCCCAAATCTTTCTACCATTGATGGCAAGGTAGCTGTTTTGTCTTTAAATTCTGGAGCCACTTTGGAAAAGAAATCATCTCAGGCTCGGAGCCGGAGTGACTTTTTCAATCTCATGAGGAAGAAAACCTCAACAAACTCTTCTGCTGTTGTGTCTCTGCCTGTGAAGTGCGGTGAATCCGTTGAGGGAGCTAGTTCTCATGTAAGTTCTTGTGTTAGTGAGACTGGTAGTGAGGTGACTAACAATGGGGATAGTCATGAAGGGGAGAAGAATTTCTGCCTTAATGGAACAGTTTATCCTGATGAGGAAGAGGCTGCATTTCTTCGTTCTCTTGGCTGGGAGGAAAATGCTGGAGAAGAAGATGGGCTTACAGAGGAGGAGATCAATGCTTTTTACGAGGAG tGCATGAAAATGGGGCCATCCTTAAAACTGTGTAGAGGCCTGCAACCCAAACTTTCAATGCTTCCTGAATCCCCCATCACTGGTTCAAGCAGGGCATCTTCGGAAACTGAAGCTTAA
- the LOC131308078 gene encoding vacuolar protein sorting-associated protein 9A-like isoform X1, protein MENADVFGSSTAPLTWHDFLERMRQPSAADFVKAIKSFIVSFSNNPPDPERDSAAVQEFLCNMEAAFRAHSLWAGCSEEELESAGEGLEKYVMTKLFPRVFASVPDDVKVDDELHEKMALIQQFIHPENLDIQPIFQNETSWLLAQKELQKINMYKAPRDKLVCILNCCKVINNLLLNASIAENQNPPGADEFLPVLIFVTIKANPPQLHSNLLYIQRYRRQSRLVAETAYFFTNILSAESFILNIDANALSMGEAEFQNNMESARVLLSGLSAESDDTSSQSDKNLIARAEPTEPKQQAFTTNKHQDPRVQSHFSVGSSEAKLGNKEKASGKDQQTISNVLSTSDLENIGASMLMMEDQVSQIFQDFPYLFSQAGDLTVSNVEELLDNYKQLVFRYVCLSKGMGISIPSPPLSNSHHQSELIAKNANESEDTRAEESNYETEKDTDRTDDDSNGVSLPVVEKSESKIVQDEALESQSVVND, encoded by the exons ATGGAGAACGCCGACGTGTTCGGCTCGTCAACGGCGCCTCTGACGTGGCACGACTTCCTGGAGCGCATGCGACAACCCTCGGCGGCCGATTTCGTCAAAGCCATCAAAAG TTTTATTGTGTCATTTTCAAACAACCCACCTGATCCAGAAAGGGACAGTGCTGCTGTACAGGAGTTTCTTTGCAACATGGAAGCAGCTTTCAGGGCTCATTCTCTTTGGGCTGGTTGTTCAGAGGAGGAGTTGGAAAGTGCTGGCGAA GGACTGGAGAAGTATGTCATGACGAAGTTATTTCCTCGTGTGTTTGCTTCAGTTCCTGATGATGTGAAAGTTGATGATGAACTTCACGAAAAGATGGCTCTAATTCAGCAATTTATACACCCAGAGAACTTGGATATCCagccaatttttcaaaatgaaacctCATGGTTG CTTGCACAGAAAGAGCTACAAAAGATCAATATGTACAAGGCGCCAAGAGACAAGCTAGTTTGTATCCTCAACTGTTGCAAGGTCATCAATAACTTACTGCTCAATGCTTCTATTGCTGAAAACCAGAATCCACCTGGAGCTGATGAATTTCTTCCTGTTCTCATTTTTGTTACTATAAAG GCAAACCCTCCGCAGCTACACTCCAATTTGCTATACATACAACGTTACAGGCGGCAATCCCGACTAGTTGCAGAAACAGCCtattttttcacaaatattCTCTCAGCAGAATCCTTCATTTTGAATATTGATGCCAATGCCCTTTCGATGGGCGAAGCCGAGTTTCAAAATAACATGGAATCTGCCCGAGTCCTCTTGTCTGGCCTTTCAGCAGAATCTGATGATACGTCTAGCCAAAGTGATAAAAACCTTATTGCTAGGGCAGAACCCACTGAGCCTAAGCAACAAGCTTTTACTACAAACAAGCATCAGGACCCTAGAGTGCAATCTCATTTCTCAGTTGGATCATCTGAAGCGAAATTGGGGAATAAGGAGAAAGCATCTGGAAAAGATCAGCAAACAATATCCAATGTTCTATCCACATCAGATTTGGAGAATATAGGAGCATCTATGCTTATGATGGAGGACCAAGTGAGCCAAATCTTTCAAGATTTTCCGTATTTATTCTCCCAAGCCGGTGACCTAACAGTCAGTAATGTAGAAGAGCTCCTAGATAATTACAAACAACTTGTTTTCAGGTATGTTTGTCTTTCTAAAGGAATGGGAATTTCGATTCCATCTCCTCCGTTGTCCAATTCACACCATCAATCTGAACTTATAGCCAAAAATGCAAATGAATCTGAAGATACCAGAGCAGAAGAGTCTAATTATGAGACGGAAAAAGATACTGATAGGACTGATGATGACTCAAATGGTGTCTCGCTGCCTGTAGTGGAAAAGTCGGAATCCAAGATAGTACAAGATGAAGCATTGGAGTCTCAAAGTGTGGTGAATGATTAG
- the LOC131308078 gene encoding vacuolar protein sorting-associated protein 9A-like isoform X2: MENADVFGSSTAPLTWHDFLERMRQPSAADFVKAIKSFIVSFSNNPPDPERDSAAVQEFLCNMEAAFRAHSLWAGCSEEELESAGEGLEKYVMTKLFPRVFASVPDDVKVDDELHEKMALIQQFIHPENLDIQPIFQNETSWLLAQKELQKINMYKAPRDKLVCILNCCKVINNLLLNASIAENQNPPGADEFLPVLIFVTIKANPPQLHSNLLYIQRYRRQSRLVAETAYFFTNILSAESFILNIDANALSMGEAEFQNNMESARVLLSGLSAESDDTSSQSDKNLIARAEPTEPKQQAFTTNKHQDPRVQSHFSVGSSEAKLGNKEKASGKDQQTISNVLSTSDLENIGASMLMMEDQVCLSF; this comes from the exons ATGGAGAACGCCGACGTGTTCGGCTCGTCAACGGCGCCTCTGACGTGGCACGACTTCCTGGAGCGCATGCGACAACCCTCGGCGGCCGATTTCGTCAAAGCCATCAAAAG TTTTATTGTGTCATTTTCAAACAACCCACCTGATCCAGAAAGGGACAGTGCTGCTGTACAGGAGTTTCTTTGCAACATGGAAGCAGCTTTCAGGGCTCATTCTCTTTGGGCTGGTTGTTCAGAGGAGGAGTTGGAAAGTGCTGGCGAA GGACTGGAGAAGTATGTCATGACGAAGTTATTTCCTCGTGTGTTTGCTTCAGTTCCTGATGATGTGAAAGTTGATGATGAACTTCACGAAAAGATGGCTCTAATTCAGCAATTTATACACCCAGAGAACTTGGATATCCagccaatttttcaaaatgaaacctCATGGTTG CTTGCACAGAAAGAGCTACAAAAGATCAATATGTACAAGGCGCCAAGAGACAAGCTAGTTTGTATCCTCAACTGTTGCAAGGTCATCAATAACTTACTGCTCAATGCTTCTATTGCTGAAAACCAGAATCCACCTGGAGCTGATGAATTTCTTCCTGTTCTCATTTTTGTTACTATAAAG GCAAACCCTCCGCAGCTACACTCCAATTTGCTATACATACAACGTTACAGGCGGCAATCCCGACTAGTTGCAGAAACAGCCtattttttcacaaatattCTCTCAGCAGAATCCTTCATTTTGAATATTGATGCCAATGCCCTTTCGATGGGCGAAGCCGAGTTTCAAAATAACATGGAATCTGCCCGAGTCCTCTTGTCTGGCCTTTCAGCAGAATCTGATGATACGTCTAGCCAAAGTGATAAAAACCTTATTGCTAGGGCAGAACCCACTGAGCCTAAGCAACAAGCTTTTACTACAAACAAGCATCAGGACCCTAGAGTGCAATCTCATTTCTCAGTTGGATCATCTGAAGCGAAATTGGGGAATAAGGAGAAAGCATCTGGAAAAGATCAGCAAACAATATCCAATGTTCTATCCACATCAGATTTGGAGAATATAGGAGCATCTATGCTTATGATGGAGGACCAA GTATGTTTGTCTTTCTAA
- the LOC131308180 gene encoding histone acetyltransferase of the MYST family 1 isoform X2, translating into MGSIDTPSTENGSTATLGGAGDGHLLPASDSAGYAPENDVGRKRKASVLPLEVGTRVMCRWRDGKFHPVKVIERRKMHGTGPNEYEYYVHYTEFNRRLDEWVKLEQLDLDSVETVVDEKVEDKATSLKMTRHQKRKIDETHVEGHEELDAASLREHEEFTKVKNIATIELGRYEIETWYFSPFPPEYNDCLKLYFCEFCLTFMKRKEQLQRHMIDGKKNKVYGQNLCYLAKLFLDHKTLYYDVDLFLFYVLCECDDRGCHMVGYFSKEKHSEESYNLACILTLPPYQRKGYGKFLIAFSYELSKKESKVGTPERPLSDLGLVSYRGYWTRVLLDILKKHKGNISIKELSDMTAIKAEDILTTLQGLELIQYRKGQHVICADPKVLDRHLKAAGRGGLEVDVSKLIWTPYKEQS; encoded by the exons ATGGGCTCGATAGACACGCCGAGCACGGAGAACGGCTCGACCGCGACTCTCGGTGGCGCCGGCGACGGACACCTCCTACCGGCGTCCGATTCTGCCGGATACGCGCCGGAGAATGACGTGGGCAGGAAGAGGAAAGCGAGTGTGCTGCCGTTGGAGGTGGGTACCCGCGTCATGTGCCGTTGGAGGGACGGGAAGTTTCACCCCGTCAAGGTCATCGAACGGAGGAAGATGCACGGCACTGGGCCGAACGAGTATGAGTACTACGTGCATTACACGGAAT TCAATAGAAGGCTTGATGAGTGGGTTAAACTTGAACAGCTTGATCTTGATTCTGTGGAGACTGTTGTGGATGAAAAGGTGGAGGACAAG GCAACAAGCTTGAAAATGACGCGCCACCAGAAGCGCAAGATTGACGAGACGCATGTGGAG GGCCATGAGGAGCTTGATGCTGCCAGCTTGCGTGAACATGAAGAATTCACGAAAGTTAAAAATATAGCAACTATAGAACTTGGAAGATATGAGATTGAGACATGGTACTTCTCTCCCTTTCCACCAGAATACAATGACTGTTTGAAGCTGTACTTTTGTGAGTTCTGCCTCACTTTCATGAAGCGCAAAGAACAGCTTCAGAGGCATATG ATTGATGGCAAGAAGAACAAGGTTTATGGACAAAATCTTTGCTATCTGGCAAAATTGTTTCTGGATCACAAGACTCTCTATTATGACGTTGACTTGTTTCTGTTTTACGTGCTTTGTGAATGTGATGATCGGGGATGCCACATGGTTGGCTACTTCTCTAAG GAAAAGCATTCAGAAGAGTCCTATAACTTGGCATGCATTCTGACTCTTCCTCCCTATCAGAGGAAAGGCTATGGGAAGTTCCTAATTGCATTCT CTTATGAACTTTCCAAGAAAGAGAGTAAAGTTGGCACACCTGAAAGACCCCTTTCGGACCTGGGGCTGGTAAGCTACAGAGGATACTGGACCCGGGTTCTGTTAGATATTTTGAAGAAGCACAAGGGCAACATATCTATCAAG GAGCTTAGCGACATGACAGCCATTAAGGCAGAGGATATATTGACCACTCTTCAGGGCTTAGAACTGATCCAGTATCGCAAAGGGCAGCACGTCATTTGTGCAGATCCCAAGGTGTTGGATCGTCATTTAAAAGCTGCAGGCCGTGGCGGTCTTGAGGTAGATGTCAGCAAATTGATATGGACTCCTTATAAAGAGCAAAGTTGA
- the LOC131308180 gene encoding histone acetyltransferase of the MYST family 1 isoform X1 produces MGSIDTPSTENGSTATLGGAGDGHLLPASDSAGYAPENDVGRKRKASVLPLEVGTRVMCRWRDGKFHPVKVIERRKMHGTGPNEYEYYVHYTEFNRRLDEWVKLEQLDLDSVETVVDEKVEDKATSLKMTRHQKRKIDETHVEGHEELDAASLREHEEFTKVKNIATIELGRYEIETWYFSPFPPEYNDCLKLYFCEFCLTFMKRKEQLQRHMRKCDLKHPPGDEIYRSGTLSMFEIDGKKNKVYGQNLCYLAKLFLDHKTLYYDVDLFLFYVLCECDDRGCHMVGYFSKEKHSEESYNLACILTLPPYQRKGYGKFLIAFSYELSKKESKVGTPERPLSDLGLVSYRGYWTRVLLDILKKHKGNISIKELSDMTAIKAEDILTTLQGLELIQYRKGQHVICADPKVLDRHLKAAGRGGLEVDVSKLIWTPYKEQS; encoded by the exons ATGGGCTCGATAGACACGCCGAGCACGGAGAACGGCTCGACCGCGACTCTCGGTGGCGCCGGCGACGGACACCTCCTACCGGCGTCCGATTCTGCCGGATACGCGCCGGAGAATGACGTGGGCAGGAAGAGGAAAGCGAGTGTGCTGCCGTTGGAGGTGGGTACCCGCGTCATGTGCCGTTGGAGGGACGGGAAGTTTCACCCCGTCAAGGTCATCGAACGGAGGAAGATGCACGGCACTGGGCCGAACGAGTATGAGTACTACGTGCATTACACGGAAT TCAATAGAAGGCTTGATGAGTGGGTTAAACTTGAACAGCTTGATCTTGATTCTGTGGAGACTGTTGTGGATGAAAAGGTGGAGGACAAG GCAACAAGCTTGAAAATGACGCGCCACCAGAAGCGCAAGATTGACGAGACGCATGTGGAG GGCCATGAGGAGCTTGATGCTGCCAGCTTGCGTGAACATGAAGAATTCACGAAAGTTAAAAATATAGCAACTATAGAACTTGGAAGATATGAGATTGAGACATGGTACTTCTCTCCCTTTCCACCAGAATACAATGACTGTTTGAAGCTGTACTTTTGTGAGTTCTGCCTCACTTTCATGAAGCGCAAAGAACAGCTTCAGAGGCATATG AGAAAATGCGATCTCAAGCATCCCCCTGGTGATGAGATATATCGAAGTGGCACCTTGTCAATGTTTGAG ATTGATGGCAAGAAGAACAAGGTTTATGGACAAAATCTTTGCTATCTGGCAAAATTGTTTCTGGATCACAAGACTCTCTATTATGACGTTGACTTGTTTCTGTTTTACGTGCTTTGTGAATGTGATGATCGGGGATGCCACATGGTTGGCTACTTCTCTAAG GAAAAGCATTCAGAAGAGTCCTATAACTTGGCATGCATTCTGACTCTTCCTCCCTATCAGAGGAAAGGCTATGGGAAGTTCCTAATTGCATTCT CTTATGAACTTTCCAAGAAAGAGAGTAAAGTTGGCACACCTGAAAGACCCCTTTCGGACCTGGGGCTGGTAAGCTACAGAGGATACTGGACCCGGGTTCTGTTAGATATTTTGAAGAAGCACAAGGGCAACATATCTATCAAG GAGCTTAGCGACATGACAGCCATTAAGGCAGAGGATATATTGACCACTCTTCAGGGCTTAGAACTGATCCAGTATCGCAAAGGGCAGCACGTCATTTGTGCAGATCCCAAGGTGTTGGATCGTCATTTAAAAGCTGCAGGCCGTGGCGGTCTTGAGGTAGATGTCAGCAAATTGATATGGACTCCTTATAAAGAGCAAAGTTGA
- the LOC131308671 gene encoding uncharacterized protein LOC131308671 isoform X1 → MDRSEPTLVPEWLRTTGSVNGAGNSAHHFASSSHTGNGHSSAQSRQNRCSRSVSDKDNSRRNPSSNGSSKHPYSSFSRSHRDKNRDKDKDRSAIGSHWDQDDPLGDMLISRAEKDMLRRSNSLVYRKPEELLPRRVVDSKNGGRSNHSSTNGVLSGSKLVRSTLKSSFDKDFPSLGTGEKQGVPDIGRVPSPGSTTAVQCLPFVNPGLIGGEGWTSALVEVPTMIGSNSMSPKSVQQSVMSSQSSGSSSPKASLNMAEALSQAPSRAHTTPQLPDKTQRLEELAIKQSKQLVPVLSSDKSKPKAAVRTNETMVGSKSVQQQQPLSSQLANHSLHGGQVRSDTPRSSHAGKFLVLKTVRENGVSSIGKDVSNPIDNASRVVNCQVASAAAPMLSSAPLKSPKSPNLSTIDGKVAVLSLNSGATLEKKSSQARSRSDFFNLMRKKTSTNSSAVVSLPVKCGESVEGASSHVSSCVSETGSEVTNNGDSHEGEKNFCLNGTVYPDEEEAAFLRSLGWEENAGEEDGLTEEEINAFYEECMKMGPSLKLCRGLQPKLSMLPESPITGSSRASSETEA, encoded by the exons ATGGACAGAAGTGAACCCACATTAGTTCCAGAATGGTTGAGAACTACTGGAAGTGTCAATGGGGCTGGCAATTCAGCCCACCATTTTGCGTCATCTTCGCACACAGGTA ATGGTCATTCCTCGGCACAATCCCGGCAAAATAGATGTTCTAGGAGTGTAAGTGATAAAGACAACTCTCGGCGTAATCCAAGTAGTAATGGTTCTTCAAAGCATCCATACAGTAGTTTCAGTCGAAGTCATCGCGATAAGAACCGTGATAAAGACAAAGACAGGTCTGCTATTGGGAGCCATTGGGACCAGGATGATCCATTGGGCGATATGTTAATTAGTAGAGCTGAGAAGGATATGTTGAGGCGTTCTAATTCCCTTGTGTATAGGAAACCTGAAGAGCTATTGCCTCGAAGAGTAGTGGACTCAAAAAATGGCGGTAGGAGCAATCACAGTAGCACCAATGGTGTGCTTTCCGGAAGTAAACTTGTTAGGAGCACCCTGAAAAGTTCTTTTGACAAGGATTTTCCCTCTCTTGGAACTGGAGAGAAGCAAGGAGTGCCTGATATAGGAAGAGTTCCATCTCCTGGTTCAACCACCGCTGTACAGTGTTTGCCTTTTGTAAATCCTGGCTTGATTGGTGGTGAGGGGTGGACTTCTGCTCTGGTAGAGGTGCCCACAATGATTGGCAGCAATAGCATGAGTCCCAAATCAGTTCAGCAAAGTGTTATGTCGAGCCAATCATCTGGGTCTTCAAGTCCTAAAGCAAGTCTTAACATGGCTGAGGCATTGTCGCAGGCTCCATCTCGAGCTCATACTACTCCCCAG CTTCCTGATAAGACACAGAGGCTCGAGGAATTGGCAATAAAGCAATCCAAGCAATTAGTACCG GTTCTTAGTTCTGATAAATCAAAGCCTAAAGCAGCAGTGAGAACCAATGAGACGATGGTGGGTTCCAAGAGtgtgcagcagcagcagccccTTTCATCCCAACTGGCTAATCATTCTCTTCATGGTGGACAAGTGAGATCTGACACCCCAAGATCATCTCATGCTGGGAAGTTTCTTGTTCTCAAGACAGTTCGGGAAAATGGTGTCTCCTCCATAGGAAAGGATGTATCAAACCCAATTGATAATGCCAGCAGAGTAGTAAATTGCCAggttgcttctgctgctgcTCCAATGCTTTCTTCTGCTCCTTTGAAGAGCCCAAAAAGCCCAAATCTTTCTACCATTGATGGCAAGGTAGCTGTTTTGTCTTTAAATTCTGGAGCCACTTTGGAAAAGAAATCATCTCAGGCTCGGAGCCGGAGTGACTTTTTCAATCTCATGAGGAAGAAAACCTCAACAAACTCTTCTGCTGTTGTGTCTCTGCCTGTGAAGTGCGGTGAATCCGTTGAGGGAGCTAGTTCTCATGTAAGTTCTTGTGTTAGTGAGACTGGTAGTGAGGTGACTAACAATGGGGATAGTCATGAAGGGGAGAAGAATTTCTGCCTTAATGGAACAGTTTATCCTGATGAGGAAGAGGCTGCATTTCTTCGTTCTCTTGGCTGGGAGGAAAATGCTGGAGAAGAAGATGGGCTTACAGAGGAGGAGATCAATGCTTTTTACGAGGAG tGCATGAAAATGGGGCCATCCTTAAAACTGTGTAGAGGCCTGCAACCCAAACTTTCAATGCTTCCTGAATCCCCCATCACTGGTTCAAGCAGGGCATCTTCGGAAACTGAAGCTTAA